The Shewanella mangrovisoli genome has a window encoding:
- a CDS encoding efflux RND transporter permease subunit, which translates to MNLTRLAIKRPVTTSMFFFAILLFGLASSRLLPLEMFPGIDIPQIVVQVPYKGSTPAEVERDITKVLEESLATMGGIDELESESSQEGSEIEINMKWGENVATKSLEAREKIDAVRHLLPKDVERVFIRQFSTADMPVLTIRISSDRELSGAFDLLDKQLKRPLERVEGVSKVNLYGVEQKQIEVRINANRLAASGYSATELQTRLGRENFVLSAGTLRESNLVYQVSPKGEFRNLEDIKALVLLPGLTLGDVADVQFALPERVEGRHLDKHYAVGLDVFKESGANLVEVSDRVLKVIELAKQDQQFQGIRLFIMEDQASGVKSSLSDLLLSGLIGALLSFIVLYLFLRNFKMTLIVVSSVPISIGMTLAAMYLLGYSLNILSMMGLLLAVGMLIDNAVVVTESVLQEKQGKDTKSVQDNENAVMTGVDKVSLAVLAGTMTTAIVFLPNIFGVKVELTIFLEHVAIAICISLAASLLVAKTLIPLMLTKFHFDITPEKAPGKLQNFYNRSLNWVLLRPWHSGLISVAILVSTALPLSMVKQDQEDSQSKERIYVNYQVEGRHNLNVTEAMVSQMEEYLYNNKEEFHIDSVYSYYAPDDASSVILLKKDLPMPLDELKKKIRSGFPKFSIAKPQFGWGNDNSGVRVTLTGRSTSELIHLSEQVLPLLSNIKGLVDVRSEVNGAQQEVVIRINRQMAARLDLKLNEVAYSISMALRGSPLRSFRHDPNGELRIEMAYEKEWQKSLEKLKQLPIVRIDQRLYTLDNLASIEIQPRFDTIKHYNRQTSLSIGANLDNLTTEEAQTKIKQVMENVRFPNGYNYSLRGGFERQDEDQSVMAINMLLAIAMIYIVMAALFESLLLPTAIITSILFSITGVFWALLLTGTPMSVMAMIGILILMGIVVNNGIVLVDQINQMTPELDKLSDTIREVCITRLRPVLMTVGTTVLGLVPLAMGDTQIGGGGPPYSPMAISIIGGLSFSTVTSLYLVPLCYQLLYRMRYRAAVRLGESNRIAQKLLPWTV; encoded by the coding sequence ATGAACCTCACCCGTTTAGCGATAAAACGCCCTGTCACCACCAGCATGTTTTTCTTTGCTATCTTGCTGTTTGGTTTGGCTTCTAGTCGCCTATTGCCACTCGAAATGTTCCCCGGCATCGATATTCCACAAATTGTGGTGCAAGTGCCTTACAAAGGCTCAACGCCGGCGGAAGTCGAGCGCGATATCACTAAGGTGCTCGAAGAGTCCCTCGCCACTATGGGCGGTATTGATGAGCTGGAATCCGAATCCTCCCAAGAGGGTTCGGAAATCGAAATCAATATGAAATGGGGTGAAAACGTCGCCACAAAAAGCTTAGAAGCGCGGGAAAAAATCGATGCGGTGCGGCACTTATTGCCCAAGGATGTTGAGCGGGTGTTTATCCGCCAATTCTCCACCGCCGATATGCCAGTATTAACCATACGGATTTCGAGCGACCGCGAGCTCTCTGGCGCATTCGACTTGCTTGATAAACAGCTTAAACGTCCGCTGGAGCGGGTCGAGGGGGTGTCTAAGGTTAATCTCTATGGGGTTGAGCAAAAGCAGATTGAGGTCAGGATCAATGCCAACCGCCTCGCCGCCAGTGGCTATTCGGCAACCGAGCTACAGACACGTCTTGGCCGCGAAAACTTTGTGCTGAGCGCTGGCACTTTGCGGGAAAGTAATCTGGTTTATCAGGTGTCTCCTAAGGGCGAGTTTCGCAATCTAGAGGACATTAAAGCCCTAGTGCTATTGCCTGGGCTGACCTTAGGTGACGTTGCCGATGTGCAATTTGCGCTGCCTGAACGGGTCGAAGGGCGTCATTTAGATAAGCATTACGCCGTCGGTCTGGATGTGTTTAAAGAATCCGGCGCCAACTTAGTAGAAGTGTCTGACCGAGTGTTAAAGGTGATTGAGCTTGCCAAGCAAGATCAACAATTCCAAGGTATTCGTTTGTTTATCATGGAAGATCAAGCCTCTGGCGTAAAATCTTCCCTCTCGGATCTGCTGCTGTCGGGATTAATCGGCGCCTTACTGTCTTTTATCGTGCTGTATTTATTCCTGAGAAACTTCAAGATGACCTTGATTGTGGTGTCATCTGTGCCGATTTCGATTGGTATGACGCTAGCCGCTATGTATCTACTAGGTTACAGCTTAAACATTTTGTCGATGATGGGGCTGTTATTGGCGGTCGGTATGCTTATCGATAATGCGGTGGTGGTGACTGAGAGTGTGCTGCAGGAGAAACAAGGCAAAGATACTAAAAGTGTTCAAGACAATGAAAATGCGGTCATGACAGGGGTCGATAAGGTCAGTCTTGCCGTGCTTGCGGGCACTATGACCACGGCTATCGTATTTTTACCCAACATCTTTGGGGTAAAAGTCGAGCTCACCATCTTCCTTGAGCATGTGGCGATTGCGATTTGTATTTCGCTGGCGGCCTCACTATTGGTGGCTAAAACATTAATTCCATTGATGTTAACTAAGTTCCACTTCGATATCACGCCAGAGAAAGCGCCGGGTAAGTTGCAAAACTTCTACAATCGTAGCCTCAACTGGGTACTGCTGCGTCCTTGGCATTCTGGGCTGATTTCGGTGGCGATTTTAGTATCCACCGCCCTGCCGCTGTCGATGGTCAAACAGGATCAGGAGGATAGCCAAAGTAAGGAGCGCATTTACGTCAACTACCAAGTGGAGGGTCGCCATAACCTCAATGTGACCGAGGCAATGGTGAGCCAAATGGAAGAGTATCTTTATAATAATAAAGAGGAATTCCATATAGATTCAGTGTATAGCTATTATGCACCCGACGATGCTTCTTCGGTGATTTTGCTGAAAAAAGACTTGCCCATGCCACTGGATGAATTAAAGAAGAAAATCCGCAGCGGTTTTCCTAAATTCTCCATCGCTAAGCCTCAATTTGGCTGGGGCAATGATAACTCGGGCGTACGCGTCACGCTCACAGGTCGTTCCACCTCAGAGCTTATCCATTTGAGTGAGCAAGTATTACCCTTACTCTCCAATATCAAAGGGTTAGTGGATGTGCGCTCCGAAGTGAACGGCGCGCAGCAGGAAGTGGTTATCCGCATAAATCGTCAGATGGCGGCACGACTGGATTTAAAACTCAACGAAGTGGCCTATAGCATCTCAATGGCTCTGCGCGGTTCACCGCTGCGCTCATTTAGACACGATCCTAATGGGGAACTGCGTATCGAAATGGCCTATGAGAAGGAATGGCAAAAATCCCTCGAGAAGCTAAAACAACTGCCGATCGTGCGTATCGACCAACGTCTGTATACCCTTGATAACCTTGCCAGTATCGAGATCCAACCTAGGTTCGATACCATCAAGCACTATAATCGCCAAACTTCGCTTTCTATCGGGGCGAACTTAGATAATCTCACCACAGAGGAAGCGCAAACTAAGATCAAACAGGTGATGGAAAATGTGCGCTTCCCGAATGGTTATAACTATTCGCTGCGCGGTGGATTTGAGCGTCAGGATGAAGATCAGAGCGTGATGGCTATCAATATGCTGCTTGCTATCGCCATGATTTACATCGTGATGGCGGCGCTGTTTGAATCCTTGCTATTACCGACGGCGATTATCACCTCGATTCTGTTCTCGATCACTGGCGTCTTTTGGGCATTGCTGCTCACGGGCACTCCAATGTCGGTCATGGCCATGATAGGGATCTTGATTCTAATGGGGATTGTGGTGAATAACGGCATCGTATTGGTCGACCAAATCAACCAGATGACACCGGAGCTCGATAAGTTGTCGGACACCATACGCGAAGTCTGTATTACCCGTCTGCGCCCGGTACTGATGACAGTGGGAACAACCGTACTTGGCCTAGTGCCACTGGCAATGGGTGATACCCAAATCGGCGGCGGTGGCCCACCCTACTCGCCAATGGCCATCTCGATTATTGGCGGTTTGTCATTCTCAACGGTGACGAGTCTGTATTTGGTGCCATTATGTTACCAACTGCTCTACAGGATGCGTTATCGCGCCGCGGTGCGCCTAGGTGAATCGAACCGCATCGCCCAAAAACTCCTACCTTGGACGGTTTAA
- a CDS encoding MATE family efflux transporter: protein MTQAKFVEGSILRHILVMSSTAAVGISALFVVDLLDIFFLSLLGEHELAAAVGYAGSISFFTTSIGIGLSIALGALVSRSIGAKDVELAKRLLLNSAAVTTLISLFVSVVVTCFIPELVTLVGASGHTAELAESYLYILVPSLPFICLAMALGGALRAVGDAKLSMMSTLAGGGVNAVLDPIFIFLFAMGIEGAALASVLARIAVFIIAGRGVVVKHQLLGKFNFSYFVADLKPIFAIAGPAMLTNIATPIGNAFVTRAIADFGDAYVAGWAVLGRLIPVTFGMIFALSGAIGPIVGQNFGAGRFDRVRESLTKAIQFCTLYVVVMSLLLFLLKSQVVSLFDMKGDSAALIEFFCSYIAVFFTFSGILFVANASFNNLGKAKYSTLFNVGKATLGTVPFVYFGAQWGGVYGVLIGQVLGSILFGIMGVWVAYRLVDKVALASRENAAQSVVSDTKEAQNKCQQLLAGDEEEIANCVGQNLPSSTSPFSSSHVQMGQLTEEQECEAVTAAVDFDKAKPNTP, encoded by the coding sequence ATGACCCAAGCCAAATTCGTTGAAGGTTCGATTCTTCGTCATATCCTCGTGATGAGTTCGACCGCTGCCGTGGGGATTTCTGCCTTATTTGTGGTCGATTTGCTCGATATTTTCTTCTTAAGTTTGCTTGGTGAACATGAGTTGGCTGCTGCTGTGGGCTATGCGGGCAGTATTTCGTTTTTTACCACATCTATTGGCATCGGCCTCTCGATTGCGCTCGGCGCGTTAGTTTCCCGCTCGATTGGTGCAAAGGATGTGGAACTGGCTAAACGCCTATTGCTCAATAGTGCGGCGGTGACCACCTTAATCAGCCTCTTCGTGAGTGTGGTGGTGACCTGCTTTATCCCCGAATTAGTGACCTTGGTGGGGGCGAGCGGCCATACCGCCGAACTGGCCGAGAGTTATTTGTACATTTTGGTGCCTTCTTTACCCTTTATTTGCCTTGCGATGGCCCTTGGCGGTGCGCTGCGTGCCGTTGGGGATGCCAAGCTGTCGATGATGTCGACCTTAGCGGGCGGCGGGGTTAATGCGGTACTGGATCCGATTTTTATTTTTCTGTTTGCCATGGGGATTGAAGGCGCGGCATTGGCGTCGGTGCTTGCCCGTATTGCGGTCTTTATCATTGCCGGGCGCGGTGTAGTGGTCAAACATCAACTGCTGGGTAAGTTTAACTTCAGCTATTTTGTTGCCGATCTCAAACCGATTTTCGCCATTGCCGGGCCTGCCATGCTGACGAATATCGCTACGCCCATAGGTAACGCCTTTGTGACCCGCGCGATTGCCGATTTTGGCGATGCCTATGTGGCCGGTTGGGCAGTGCTTGGCAGGTTAATCCCGGTCACCTTTGGGATGATTTTTGCGTTATCCGGCGCTATCGGGCCGATTGTTGGGCAAAACTTTGGGGCGGGCCGATTCGACCGGGTGCGTGAGAGTTTAACCAAGGCGATTCAATTTTGTACCTTGTATGTGGTGGTGATGTCGCTATTGCTGTTCTTGCTTAAATCGCAGGTGGTGAGCCTGTTCGATATGAAAGGCGATAGCGCGGCGCTTATCGAGTTTTTCTGTAGCTATATCGCGGTGTTTTTTACCTTCTCTGGCATTTTATTTGTGGCCAATGCTTCGTTTAATAATCTGGGCAAAGCCAAATATTCCACCCTGTTCAATGTTGGTAAAGCGACGTTAGGCACTGTGCCATTTGTGTATTTTGGCGCGCAGTGGGGCGGGGTATACGGTGTATTAATCGGCCAAGTATTAGGCTCAATTCTGTTTGGGATCATGGGCGTGTGGGTGGCCTACCGCTTAGTCGATAAGGTGGCTCTGGCAAGTCGTGAGAATGCAGCGCAGTCTGTCGTGAGCGATACCAAAGAGGCGCAGAATAAGTGCCAGCAGCTACTGGCGGGGGACGAGGAAGAAATTGCCAATTGTGTTGGCCAAAATCTGCCCTCATCTACGAGTCCGTTTTCATCCTCCCATGTGCAAATGGGCCAATTGACCGAAGAGCAGGAATGCGAGGCGGTCACCGCTGCGGTGGATTTTGATAAAGCGAAACCCAATACGCCGTAA
- a CDS encoding DUF2986 domain-containing protein, producing the protein MNKKQKIVKKMAKREKAKQNKIEKPKVGAKPRYISKAERARIEAETPEAVALEVAQEIAGVDASSAEDKAAS; encoded by the coding sequence ATGAACAAGAAGCAAAAGATCGTTAAGAAGATGGCTAAGCGCGAAAAAGCCAAACAAAACAAAATCGAGAAGCCCAAGGTGGGTGCAAAGCCGCGTTATATTTCTAAAGCGGAGCGCGCGCGTATCGAAGCCGAAACGCCAGAAGCCGTGGCTTTAGAAGTAGCGCAAGAGATCGCAGGTGTCGACGCTTCTAGCGCGGAAGATAAGGCTGCGAGCTAA
- a CDS encoding efflux RND transporter permease subunit, producing MSIISTSVKRPVTVWMFMLAIMLFGMVGFSRLAVKLLPDLSYPTLTIRTMYDGAAPVEVEQLVSKPIEEAVGVVKGLRKISSISRSGMSDVVLEFEWGTTMDMASLDVREKLDTIALPLDVKKPLLLRFNPNLDPIMRLALSVPNASEAELKQMRTYAEEELKRRLEALSGVAAVRLSGGLEQEVHIQLNQEKLSQLNLNADDIKRRINEENINLSAGKVIQGDREYLVRTLNQFNSLEELGQVIVYRDAQTLVRLFEVATITDAFKERSDITRIGSQESIELAIYKEGDANTVAVAKKLRDELVKINQDPKQNKLEVIYDQSEFIESAVSEVTSSALMGSILSMLVIYLFLRNIIPTLIISISIPFSVIATFNMMYFADISLNIMSLGGIALAIGLLVDNAIVVLENIDRCRSEGMSKLDAAVTGTKEVAGAIFASTLTTLAVFVPLVFVDGIAGALFSDQALTVTFALLASLLVALTSIPMLASREGFTALPELIKKTPKEKPTTKLGKLKHYSATVFSFPIVLLFSYLPSALLTLALVIGRFFSWLLGLVMRPLSSGFNFVYHAIESVYHKLLAMALRKQVATLLLTIGITGACISLLPRLGMELIPPMNQGEFYVEILLPPGTAVGETDKVLQQLAMSIKDRPEVKHAYSQAGSGGLMTSDTARGGENWGRLQVVLNDHMAYHQVTQVLRDTARRIPELEAKIEQPELFSFKTPLEIELTGYDLHLLKRSADNLVKALSASDRFADVNTSLRDGQPELSIRFDHARLAALGMDAPTVANRIAQRVGGTVASQYTVRDRKIDILVRSELNERDQISDIDALIINPNSPQPIALSAVAEVSLQLGPSAINRISQQRVALVSANLAYGDLSDAVAEAQQILSAQVLPASVQARFGGQNEEMEHSFQSLKIALILAVFLVYLVMASQFESLLHPLLILFAVPMALAGSVLGLYITQTHLSVVVFIGLIMLAGIVVNNAIVLVDRINQLRTEGVDKPEAIKVAAKSRLRPIMMTTLTTTLGLLPMALGLGDGSEVRAPMAITVIFGLSLSTLLTLIVIPVLYALFDRKEFTHTATEQDNTAETAEARL from the coding sequence ATGTCAATCATCAGCACCTCAGTTAAACGGCCAGTCACGGTATGGATGTTCATGCTGGCCATTATGTTATTCGGTATGGTGGGGTTTTCGCGCTTAGCAGTAAAACTCCTGCCCGATTTAAGCTACCCCACCTTGACCATTCGGACCATGTACGATGGTGCGGCGCCCGTTGAAGTAGAACAACTGGTCTCAAAACCCATTGAAGAAGCCGTCGGCGTGGTGAAAGGCTTACGTAAGATAAGCTCTATCTCCCGCTCTGGCATGTCCGATGTGGTGCTTGAGTTTGAATGGGGCACCACTATGGATATGGCGAGCCTCGATGTGCGTGAAAAACTCGACACTATCGCCCTACCACTGGATGTTAAAAAGCCATTATTGCTGCGCTTTAACCCCAATCTTGACCCTATCATGCGCTTAGCGCTGTCGGTGCCTAATGCGTCTGAGGCTGAACTCAAGCAGATGCGCACCTACGCCGAGGAAGAGCTTAAACGCCGTTTAGAAGCCCTCTCAGGTGTGGCCGCGGTGCGTTTATCCGGTGGTTTAGAGCAGGAAGTGCATATTCAGCTCAATCAGGAAAAGTTATCCCAGCTCAATTTGAATGCCGATGACATTAAGCGTCGCATCAACGAGGAAAACATCAACTTATCTGCGGGTAAAGTGATCCAAGGCGACCGCGAATATCTGGTGCGTACCCTTAACCAATTCAATTCATTGGAAGAATTGGGACAAGTGATCGTCTATCGCGACGCACAGACCTTAGTACGTCTATTTGAAGTCGCGACTATTACCGATGCCTTTAAAGAGCGCAGCGACATTACCCGTATCGGCAGCCAAGAGTCGATAGAACTGGCTATCTATAAGGAAGGCGATGCCAACACGGTCGCGGTGGCTAAAAAGCTGCGCGATGAGCTAGTCAAAATCAACCAAGATCCTAAGCAAAACAAACTGGAAGTGATTTACGATCAGTCCGAGTTTATTGAGAGTGCCGTTAGCGAAGTCACCTCGTCCGCGTTGATGGGCAGTATTTTGTCCATGCTGGTGATTTACCTGTTCCTGCGCAATATTATCCCGACACTGATTATCTCTATCTCCATCCCCTTCTCGGTGATTGCCACCTTTAACATGATGTACTTTGCCGATATCAGCTTAAACATCATGTCATTAGGCGGTATTGCGCTCGCCATTGGGCTCTTGGTTGACAACGCCATTGTGGTGCTGGAAAACATCGACCGCTGCCGCAGCGAAGGCATGAGCAAATTAGATGCGGCAGTGACTGGAACCAAAGAAGTGGCGGGCGCGATTTTCGCCTCCACCCTAACCACACTCGCGGTGTTTGTCCCCTTAGTTTTTGTCGATGGTATTGCCGGCGCATTGTTCTCGGATCAAGCCCTCACAGTGACCTTTGCCCTGCTCGCATCACTCCTAGTGGCATTAACTTCGATTCCGATGCTCGCCTCCCGCGAAGGCTTTACAGCACTGCCTGAACTCATCAAGAAAACCCCGAAGGAGAAACCCACTACTAAGCTCGGTAAGTTAAAACACTACAGCGCGACGGTATTTTCCTTCCCGATTGTTTTGCTTTTTAGCTACTTACCGAGTGCATTGCTGACATTAGCGTTAGTCATTGGCCGCTTCTTCTCTTGGCTGCTTGGGTTAGTGATGCGTCCGCTGAGCAGTGGTTTTAACTTTGTTTACCACGCTATCGAGTCGGTTTATCACAAACTGCTGGCGATGGCGCTGCGTAAACAAGTCGCCACCTTGTTGCTGACCATTGGGATCACAGGCGCCTGTATCAGCCTGCTCCCCCGTCTTGGCATGGAACTCATCCCTCCGATGAATCAAGGGGAGTTTTATGTGGAGATCCTGCTGCCTCCTGGCACTGCGGTCGGTGAAACCGATAAAGTGCTGCAACAACTCGCGATGTCGATTAAAGACAGGCCGGAAGTCAAACATGCCTATAGCCAAGCGGGCAGCGGCGGTCTCATGACCTCTGATACCGCCCGTGGCGGCGAAAACTGGGGGCGTTTACAGGTCGTTCTGAACGATCACATGGCTTACCACCAAGTAACACAAGTGCTGCGTGACACCGCGCGCCGCATCCCTGAGCTGGAAGCTAAAATCGAGCAACCTGAACTCTTCAGCTTTAAAACCCCATTGGAGATTGAGCTCACAGGTTACGATTTACACTTGCTCAAACGCAGTGCCGATAATCTGGTTAAGGCACTTTCCGCCTCCGATCGCTTTGCCGATGTGAATACTAGCCTGCGTGATGGTCAGCCAGAACTCAGCATTCGCTTCGACCATGCTCGCTTAGCCGCCTTAGGCATGGATGCCCCCACGGTCGCCAATCGCATCGCCCAGCGCGTCGGCGGCACGGTCGCCAGTCAATACACAGTACGTGACCGCAAGATTGATATTTTAGTGCGCAGCGAACTGAATGAGCGGGATCAAATCAGTGATATCGATGCCTTGATCATCAACCCGAACAGCCCACAACCGATTGCCCTGAGCGCTGTGGCCGAAGTGTCATTGCAATTAGGTCCATCGGCAATTAACCGCATCAGCCAACAACGCGTGGCCTTAGTATCGGCTAACCTTGCCTATGGCGACTTAAGTGACGCAGTAGCCGAAGCGCAGCAAATTTTGTCGGCACAAGTGTTGCCCGCCTCGGTTCAAGCACGCTTTGGTGGACAAAATGAGGAAATGGAGCATTCATTCCAATCACTGAAGATTGCATTAATCCTAGCGGTTTTTCTGGTGTACTTAGTGATGGCGAGTCAGTTCGAATCGCTGCTGCATCCGCTACTGATCTTATTTGCAGTGCCCATGGCGCTGGCTGGTAGCGTGCTGGGGCTCTATATCACCCAAACCCATTTGAGTGTGGTGGTGTTTATCGGCCTTATCATGCTCGCGGGGATTGTGGTCAACAACGCCATCGTACTCGTGGATAGGATTAATCAGCTGCGCACCGAAGGCGTGGACAAGCCTGAAGCCATTAAGGTTGCGGCCAAATCTCGTCTGCGCCCGATTATGATGACCACCTTAACCACCACCTTAGGTTTACTGCCGATGGCCTTAGGTTTAGGTGATGGCTCAGAAGTCCGCGCACCGATGGCGATTACCGTGATCTTTGGTTTGAGCCTCTCAACCCTATTGACCCTGATTGTGATTCCAGTGCTCTATGCCTTGTTTGACCGTAAAGAGTTTACGCATACGGCCACAGAGCAAGACAACACGGCAGAAACTGCGGAGGCTCGCCTATGA
- a CDS encoding efflux RND transporter periplasmic adaptor subunit, giving the protein MEKSTIAKFALPVLLVSMLAACGEEEVAKKEEQYAIPVETTTVMQGNVSSFYSTTATLEAPQEANVVSRIAGLIEAINVEEGDRVQKGQILAVIDAKRQQYDLDRSEAEVKIIEQELNRLKKMTNKEFISADSMAKLEYNLQAAIARRDLAELQVKESHVVSPIDGIVAKRYVKAGNMAQEFGDLFYIVNQDELHGIVHLPEQQLTSLRLGQEAQVFSNQQSKNAIHAKVLRISPVVDPQSGTFKVTLAVPNQNAHLKAGMFTRVELKYDTHENVITVPYSALINQDNKQALYVIDGSNANRREVEIGYREGDSVEVVSGIKPGEQVVTRGQQNLKDQSLVEVITPLDLASAKN; this is encoded by the coding sequence ATGGAAAAGTCAACAATTGCTAAGTTCGCCCTACCCGTGCTGTTAGTGTCAATGTTAGCAGCATGCGGCGAAGAGGAAGTGGCTAAAAAAGAAGAACAATATGCCATTCCCGTCGAAACCACTACCGTGATGCAGGGTAATGTGTCTTCGTTTTATAGCACAACCGCCACCCTTGAAGCCCCGCAAGAAGCTAACGTCGTGAGCCGCATCGCTGGCCTTATCGAAGCGATTAATGTCGAAGAAGGTGACCGGGTGCAAAAAGGCCAAATCCTCGCGGTTATCGATGCCAAACGTCAGCAATACGATCTCGACCGCTCCGAAGCCGAAGTGAAAATCATCGAGCAAGAGTTAAACCGCTTGAAGAAGATGACCAATAAAGAGTTTATCAGTGCCGACTCCATGGCAAAGCTCGAATATAACCTGCAAGCCGCCATTGCAAGACGGGATCTTGCTGAATTACAAGTCAAAGAAAGCCATGTGGTTTCGCCCATCGACGGTATTGTTGCTAAGCGTTATGTCAAAGCGGGCAACATGGCGCAGGAATTTGGTGACCTCTTCTATATCGTCAATCAAGACGAGCTGCACGGGATTGTCCATTTACCTGAGCAGCAATTAACCAGCCTACGTTTAGGCCAAGAAGCGCAAGTCTTTAGCAATCAACAGAGCAAAAATGCCATCCACGCGAAAGTATTGCGCATCAGCCCTGTGGTCGACCCACAGAGCGGCACCTTTAAAGTCACCTTGGCTGTGCCCAATCAAAATGCGCATTTAAAAGCCGGGATGTTCACACGGGTCGAATTGAAGTATGACACCCATGAGAATGTGATCACTGTGCCCTACAGTGCCCTGATAAACCAAGACAATAAGCAAGCCCTGTATGTGATTGACGGCAGCAATGCCAACCGCCGCGAAGTCGAAATCGGCTACCGCGAAGGTGACTCGGTAGAAGTCGTCTCCGGTATCAAACCCGGTGAGCAAGTCGTGACCCGTGGTCAGCAGAATTTGAAAGACCAATCCTTAGTTGAAGTCATTACCCCACTCGATTTGGCCTCAGCGAAGAACTGA
- the yqfB gene encoding N(4)-acetylcytidine aminohydrolase, whose translation MLTKITFFERFEQDILSGAKTITLRDEAESHVFAGQILPVSTFEADRWFCDIKVIEVVPVLFSALTEQHAAQENMTLPELRRVIHEIYPGLEQLFQIRFCVVNTRAHPIN comes from the coding sequence TTGTTAACTAAGATCACTTTCTTTGAGCGTTTCGAGCAGGATATTTTATCAGGGGCTAAGACCATTACCTTAAGGGATGAAGCCGAGTCCCATGTGTTTGCCGGGCAAATTTTGCCGGTATCGACCTTCGAAGCTGACCGTTGGTTTTGTGATATCAAGGTGATTGAGGTTGTGCCTGTATTGTTTTCGGCGCTGACAGAGCAACATGCTGCCCAGGAGAATATGACGCTGCCTGAGCTGCGCCGAGTGATCCACGAGATTTATCCCGGCCTTGAGCAGTTATTTCAAATTCGCTTTTGTGTTGTGAATACAAGGGCGCACCCTATTAATTAA